Proteins from a genomic interval of Gossypium hirsutum isolate 1008001.06 chromosome A09, Gossypium_hirsutum_v2.1, whole genome shotgun sequence:
- the LOC107889738 gene encoding glutathione S-transferase U8-like has protein sequence MGEEVKVFGYWASPYSYRAELALKLKGVSYEYINEDIFGNKSDLLLKYNPVHKKVPVLLHNGKSIVESVVILEYIEETWKHNLYLPQDPYDKATARFWIKFIDEKCFPTLWLAAWSPENEREKVTNEACEYMKTLESALNGKKFFGGETIGMVDIVASSVGYFIRVTQEIMGLNLLSADKFPQLFQWSEDFANCSIVKESLPPRDKLLPFVKGLIAKYQQDNAKA, from the exons ATGGGTGAAGAAGTGAAGGTTTTTGGATATTGGGCAAGCCCTTACAGCTACAGGGCAGAGCTTGCTTTGAAGTTGAAAGGTGTTTCTTATGAGTACATAAATGAGGATATCTTTGGCAACAAGAGCGATTTACTTTTGAAATACAATCCGGTTCATAAGAAAGTCCCAGTTCTTCTTCACAACGGAAAATCAATTGTAGAGTCTGTTGTTATTCTTGAATACATTGAGGAAACTTGGAAGCATAATCTTTATTTGCCACAAGATCCTTATGACAAAGCTACCGCTCGATTCTGGATCAAGTTCATCGACGAAAag TGCTTTCCTACCCTTTGGCTAGCTGCATGGAGCCCCGAGAATGAGCGAGAAAAAGTGACGAACGAAGCTTGCGAGTATATGAAAACGCTTGAAAGTGCGCTTAATGGAAAGAAATTCTTTGGTGGAGAAACCATTGGAATGGTAGATATTGTTGCTAGCTCTGTTGGGTATTTCATTAGGGTCACTCAAGAAATTATGGGGCTAAATCTGCTGTCAGCTGACAAATTTCCCCAATTATTCCAATGGTCTGAAGATTTCGCAAATTGCAGCATTGTTAAGGAAAGTTTACCTCCAAGAGACAAACTACTTCCCTTTGTCAAAGGTCTCATTGCCAAATATCAGCAAGATAATGCTAAGGCCTAA